From a region of the Cololabis saira isolate AMF1-May2022 chromosome 8, fColSai1.1, whole genome shotgun sequence genome:
- the mapkapk2a gene encoding MAP kinase-activated protein kinase 2 has product MLSNAQNQPLFPSPAGQQQNPGGQQQNPAGQFVPFHARANLQIRKNAITDDYKVTSQVLGMGINGKVLEIFQKKTGDKYALKMLQDCPKARREVELHWRASPCTHIVRIIDVFENLYQGRKCLLIVMECMDGGELFSRIQDRGDQAFTEKEASDIMKSIGEAIQFLHSVNIAHRDVKPENLLYSTKRPNALLKLTDFGFAKETTNNSLDTPCYTPYYVAPEVLGPEKYDKSCDMWSLGVIMYILLCGYPPFYSNHGLAISPGMKKRIRMGQYEFPNPEWSDVSEEAKQLIMTLLKTEPTERMTIMEFMNHPWINQSMEVPQTPLHTSRVLKEEKDAWEDVKEEMTSALATMRVDYEQIKIKTIEDSTNPLLTKRRKKADNAMPDQKSVAH; this is encoded by the exons ATGCTGTCCAACGCCCAGAACCAGCCGCTGTTCCCCAGCCCGGCGGGCCAGCAGCAGAACCCCGGCGGCCAGCAGCAGAACCCCGCGGGCCAGTTCGTCCCCTTCCACGCCAGAGCCAACCTGCAGATCAGGAAGAACGCCATTACCGACGACTACAAGGTGACCAGCCAGGTGCTGGGCATGGGCATCAACGGCAAGGTGCTGGAGATCTTCCAGAAGAAGACCGGGGACAAGTACGCGCTGAAG ATGCTGCAGGACTGTCCCAAGGCCCGCAGAGAGGTGGAGCTTCACTGGAGGGCATCACCTTGCACCCATATTGTGCGCATTATTGATGTCTTTGAGAACCTTTATCAGGGGCGTAAATGTCTGCTTATTGTCATGGAGTG TATGGACGGTGGTGAGCTTTTTAGTCGAATCCAGGACAGAGGAGACCAAGCCTTCACAGAGAAAG AGGCATCTGATATCATGAAGAGCATAGGAGAGGccattcagttcctacattcaGTCAACATTGCACACAGAGATGTCAAG CCAGAGAATTTACTGTATTCTACAAAGAGGCCCAACGCCCTGCTCAAACTCACAGACTTCGGCTTTGCCAAGGAGACCACCAACAACTCCTTAGATACACCCTGCTACACCCCCTACTATGTTG CGCCAGAGGTTCTGGGCCCAGAGAAATACGACAAATCATGTGACATGTGGTCATTGGGAGTCATTATGTATATTCT GTTGTGTGGATACCCTCCTTTTTATTCTAACCATGGTTTAGCCATCTCACCTGGGATGAAGAAGAGGATCAGGATGGGCCAATATGAATTTCCCAACCCTGAATGGTCAGATGTATCAGAAGAAG CTAAGCAACTGATCATGACCCTCCTAAAGACCGAGCCAACCGAAAGGATGACCATCATGGAGTTCATGAATCATCCATGGATCAAT CAATCAATGGAGGTTCCCCAGACCCCTCTTCACACCAGCCGGGTTCTAAAAGAGGAGAAAGACGCATGGGAGGATGTCAAG GAGGAAATGACCAGTGCCTTGGCAACTATGAGAGTCGACTACGAGCAAATCAAAATCAAGACGATTGAGGACTCGACCAATCCACTGCTaacaaaaaggaggaagaaggcCGATAACGCCATGCCAGACCAAAAATCTGTTGCCCACTGA